From the Leptospira biflexa serovar Patoc strain 'Patoc 1 (Paris)' genome, one window contains:
- a CDS encoding ATP-dependent DNA helicase, whose translation MDVSSVFTKQLPKLWKDYEVRKEQMEMSQAIESAFQTGSNWVIEAGTGVGKSLAYLIPSALFSLENECTVVVSTETKSLQDQLLYKDIPLVSEALGVPINAMVALGANNYLCKRKYNRVMERGDFGPEMESSLPYFVNWEKQTESGIRAEYDGFLSNSFWSSVARESDNCLGRNCPNFSSSYYFLEKDKWKKANILIVNHHLLASHLAGDFKLLPPFSQLVIDEAHVFPEIVGKAFGSEIRYEFILNLLHYLYFPEKRTGLVLKLKSNEKIIKQIEASISYANDLFRMLLSAIPLQFNQFSSRHTERIKLDNGALEDTLADLSSTLEGLLSKYKKDSDDMEEKELALGLEMVAGNLKKVSSFLTDFRLKTNPNLVFWIEPPPQMAKDPFYYLFSQPKNTDEILANTLFPNMDSVVLTSATLSPTAGNFQYFLKEVGTSEVKTKTLNSPFQYQTHSLLFVPKQIADPVSDPKRNKIDLSYWITRLLKLSEGDAFVLFTSNKLLSELYEEIRNLVPYPIFAQTEMGPIAAKREFLANKNSVLFGVSSFWQGVDIKGDKLRNVIVTKLPFQVPTEPVLQAKMEDMEKKGKSPFWEMQVPKTCLLLRQGFGRLIRSQSDTGMVSILDPRIHTKSYGKNVLQSLPKGVPLITEFNDLERKFHLLPK comes from the coding sequence TTGGACGTTTCATCTGTTTTTACCAAACAACTTCCAAAACTTTGGAAAGACTATGAAGTCAGAAAAGAACAAATGGAGATGTCTCAGGCAATCGAGTCTGCATTTCAAACTGGTTCCAATTGGGTGATTGAAGCAGGTACTGGGGTCGGTAAGTCGCTTGCCTACCTTATTCCAAGTGCCCTTTTTTCGCTCGAAAATGAATGTACCGTTGTTGTTTCCACGGAAACAAAATCATTACAAGACCAACTTCTTTATAAGGATATCCCTCTTGTTTCTGAGGCTTTAGGGGTTCCCATCAATGCAATGGTTGCACTTGGTGCAAACAATTACCTTTGCAAACGAAAATACAACCGAGTCATGGAACGAGGTGATTTTGGTCCAGAAATGGAATCGTCACTCCCCTATTTTGTCAATTGGGAGAAACAAACGGAAAGTGGGATTCGGGCTGAATACGATGGCTTTTTGTCTAATTCGTTTTGGTCTTCTGTCGCTCGTGAGTCTGACAACTGTTTGGGGAGAAATTGTCCTAATTTTAGTTCCTCGTATTATTTTTTAGAAAAGGATAAATGGAAAAAAGCAAATATCTTAATTGTAAACCATCACTTACTTGCAAGTCATTTGGCAGGTGATTTTAAGCTTTTACCTCCTTTTTCGCAACTCGTCATTGATGAAGCACATGTTTTTCCAGAAATCGTTGGCAAAGCTTTTGGATCAGAAATTCGTTATGAATTTATTTTGAATTTGCTCCATTACCTTTATTTTCCAGAAAAACGTACTGGATTGGTTTTGAAATTAAAGTCGAATGAAAAAATCATCAAACAAATAGAAGCAAGCATTAGTTATGCGAATGATTTATTTCGGATGCTTTTGTCTGCTATTCCTTTACAATTCAATCAATTTTCTAGCCGGCATACGGAACGAATCAAACTGGATAATGGTGCTTTAGAAGATACATTGGCTGACCTTTCTTCAACCTTAGAAGGACTATTATCGAAGTATAAAAAAGATAGTGACGATATGGAAGAAAAAGAGTTGGCTTTGGGTCTGGAGATGGTGGCTGGAAATTTAAAGAAGGTTTCTTCTTTCCTCACTGACTTTCGATTAAAAACAAATCCAAATTTAGTGTTTTGGATTGAACCTCCACCGCAGATGGCAAAAGATCCGTTCTACTATTTGTTTTCCCAACCAAAAAATACAGATGAAATACTAGCAAATACTCTTTTTCCCAATATGGATTCCGTTGTCTTAACCTCTGCTACACTGTCACCTACAGCGGGAAACTTTCAATATTTTTTAAAAGAGGTGGGCACAAGTGAAGTCAAAACAAAAACCCTCAATTCTCCTTTTCAATACCAGACTCATTCGCTTCTTTTTGTACCCAAACAAATTGCCGATCCTGTTTCTGATCCGAAACGAAACAAAATTGACCTTTCCTATTGGATCACTCGGCTATTGAAACTTTCAGAGGGAGACGCCTTTGTATTGTTTACCTCGAATAAATTACTTTCAGAATTATATGAAGAGATTCGAAATTTAGTCCCCTATCCTATTTTTGCCCAAACGGAAATGGGGCCTATTGCCGCCAAACGTGAGTTCCTCGCAAACAAAAATAGTGTACTTTTTGGTGTATCAAGTTTCTGGCAGGGTGTGGATATCAAGGGTGATAAACTTAGAAATGTGATTGTGACAAAACTTCCTTTCCAAGTTCCAACAGAACCTGTTCTCCAAGCAAAAATGGAAGATATGGAGAAAAAGGGAAAAAGTCCCTTTTGGGAAATGCAAGTTCCAAAAACATGTTTGTTACTCAGACAAGGATTTGGAAGACTCATCCGCTCCCAATCCGACACGGGGATGGTGAGTATCCTCGATCCACGGATTCATACAAAATCCTATGGAAAAAACGTCTTGCAAAGTTTACCGAAAGGAGTTCCGCTCATTACGGAATTTAATGATTTAGAAAGAAAATTCCATTTATTGCCGAAGTGA